The proteins below come from a single Athene noctua chromosome 6, bAthNoc1.hap1.1, whole genome shotgun sequence genomic window:
- the ATXN3 gene encoding ataxin-3 isoform X1 — MESIFHERQEGSLCAQHCLNNLLQGEYFSPVELSSIAQQLDEEERMRMAEGGVSSEEYRTFLQQPSVNMDDSGFFSIQVISNALKVWGLELILFNSPEYQRLGIDPINEKSFICNYKEHWFTVRKLGKQWFNLNSLLMGPELISDTYLALFLAQLQQEGYSIFVVKGDLPDCEADQLLQMIRVQQMQRPKLIGEETAQSRDQRLPRSDVDQAIEVNHPFDGTGMLDEDEENFQRALALSRQEIDMEDEEADLRRAIQLSMQGSRRSEFSDSLPQNVPQLPHTSQTDSLSSEELRRRRQAYFEKQQQQLQQQDQIPNLHDKPTLSSSTPEADPVAIWPLLSLAMKERMTFLKSLFCFERGDMSEEDMLQAAMNMSLESVRNHLNTEEEK, encoded by the exons ATGGAGTCGATCTTTCACGAGCGG CAAGAAGGCTCATTGTGTGCTCAGCACTGTCTGAATAATTTACTACAAGGGGAATACTTTAGCCCTGTTGAGTTATCCTCTATTGCACAGCAATTGGATGAGGAAGAAAGAATGAGAATGGCAGAGGGAGGAGTGTCTAGTGAAGAATATAGAACATTTTTACAG CAGCCTTCTGTAAATATGGATGATAGTGGATTCTTCTCAATTCAA GTTATAAGCAATGCCTTGAAAGTTTGGGGTTTAGAACTAATCCTCTTCAACAGCCCAGAGTATCAGAGGCTTGGGATCGACCCTAT aaatgaaaaatcatttaTTTGTAATTATAAGGAACACTGGTTTACAGTTCGAAAGTTAGGAAAACAG tGGTTTAACTTGAACTCTCTCTTGATGGGTCCAGAACTAATATCAGATACATATCTTGCACTTTTCTTGGCTCAATTACAACAGGAAG GTTATTCCATATTTGTAGTAAAAGGTGACCTGCCAGACTGTGAGGCTGATCAGCTTTTGCAGATGATTCGGGTACAGCAGATGCAGCGACCAAAACTAATTGGAGAAGAGACAGCACAGTCAAGAGATCAGAG ACTACCCAGAAGTGATGTGGACCAAGCAATAGAAGTTAACCATCCTTTTGATGGAACAGGCATGTTAGATGAAGATGAAGAGAATTTTCAGAGAGCCCTGGCTCTAAGTAGGCAGGAAATTGATATGGAAGATGAAGAAGCTGATCTTCGCAGAGCCATTCAACTCAGCATGCAAG GTAGTCGTCGAAGTGAGTTCTCGGACTCATTACCACAGAACGTTCCTCAGTTGCCTCACACCAGTCAGACAGACTCCCTTTCTTCAGAAGAACTGCGAAGGAGAAGACAAGCATATTTTGAAAA GCAGCAACAACAGCTACAGCAGCAAGATCAGATCCCGAACCTACATGATAAGCCAACTCTAAGCTCAAGCACTCCAGAAGCTGACCcag TAGCCATTTGGCCATTGCTCTCTTTGGCAATGAAGGAAAGGATGACTTTCTTGAAAAGCCTGTTCTGCTTTGAAC gaGGTGATATGAGTGAAGAAGATATGCTTCAAGCAGCCATGAATATGTCTCTGGAATCTGTTAGAAATCACTTGAACACAGAAGAGGAGAAATGA
- the ATXN3 gene encoding ataxin-3 isoform X2 has product MESIFHERQEGSLCAQHCLNNLLQGEYFSPVELSSIAQQLDEEERMRMAEGGVSSEEYRTFLQQPSVNMDDSGFFSIQVISNALKVWGLELILFNSPEYQRLGIDPINEKSFICNYKEHWFTVRKLGKQWFNLNSLLMGPELISDTYLALFLAQLQQEGYSIFVVKGDLPDCEADQLLQMIRVQQMQRPKLIGEETAQSRDQRLPRSDVDQAIEVNHPFDGTGMLDEDEENFQRALALSRQEIDMEDEEADLRRAIQLSMQGSRRSEFSDSLPQNVPQLPHTSQTDSLSSEELRRRRQAYFEKQQQQLQQQDQIPNLHDKPTLSSSTPEADPGGDMSEEDMLQAAMNMSLESVRNHLNTEEEK; this is encoded by the exons ATGGAGTCGATCTTTCACGAGCGG CAAGAAGGCTCATTGTGTGCTCAGCACTGTCTGAATAATTTACTACAAGGGGAATACTTTAGCCCTGTTGAGTTATCCTCTATTGCACAGCAATTGGATGAGGAAGAAAGAATGAGAATGGCAGAGGGAGGAGTGTCTAGTGAAGAATATAGAACATTTTTACAG CAGCCTTCTGTAAATATGGATGATAGTGGATTCTTCTCAATTCAA GTTATAAGCAATGCCTTGAAAGTTTGGGGTTTAGAACTAATCCTCTTCAACAGCCCAGAGTATCAGAGGCTTGGGATCGACCCTAT aaatgaaaaatcatttaTTTGTAATTATAAGGAACACTGGTTTACAGTTCGAAAGTTAGGAAAACAG tGGTTTAACTTGAACTCTCTCTTGATGGGTCCAGAACTAATATCAGATACATATCTTGCACTTTTCTTGGCTCAATTACAACAGGAAG GTTATTCCATATTTGTAGTAAAAGGTGACCTGCCAGACTGTGAGGCTGATCAGCTTTTGCAGATGATTCGGGTACAGCAGATGCAGCGACCAAAACTAATTGGAGAAGAGACAGCACAGTCAAGAGATCAGAG ACTACCCAGAAGTGATGTGGACCAAGCAATAGAAGTTAACCATCCTTTTGATGGAACAGGCATGTTAGATGAAGATGAAGAGAATTTTCAGAGAGCCCTGGCTCTAAGTAGGCAGGAAATTGATATGGAAGATGAAGAAGCTGATCTTCGCAGAGCCATTCAACTCAGCATGCAAG GTAGTCGTCGAAGTGAGTTCTCGGACTCATTACCACAGAACGTTCCTCAGTTGCCTCACACCAGTCAGACAGACTCCCTTTCTTCAGAAGAACTGCGAAGGAGAAGACAAGCATATTTTGAAAA GCAGCAACAACAGCTACAGCAGCAAGATCAGATCCCGAACCTACATGATAAGCCAACTCTAAGCTCAAGCACTCCAGAAGCTGACCcag gaGGTGATATGAGTGAAGAAGATATGCTTCAAGCAGCCATGAATATGTCTCTGGAATCTGTTAGAAATCACTTGAACACAGAAGAGGAGAAATGA